One genomic window of Arachis hypogaea cultivar Tifrunner chromosome 8, arahy.Tifrunner.gnm2.J5K5, whole genome shotgun sequence includes the following:
- the LOC112704903 gene encoding uncharacterized mitochondrial protein AtMg00240-like: MSIVSPANIPMEANLKLPTVEGEPVPDLSTYCKLVGRLMYLTISRPDITFAIVKLAQYMFEQKMPHLNAIHHVLRYLKAFPRQGILFSANSKFNISLYADADWDSCLDTRRSTTGYCIFWEIPLCPEKERSKMWFLESL, translated from the coding sequence ATGTCAATTGTAAGCCCCGCAAATATACCCATGGAAGCTAACCTCAAGCTTCCAACTGTAGAGGGTGAGCCAGTACCAGACCTGTCTACCTATTGCAAACTTGTTGGGAGGTTAATGTACCTCACTATATCCAGACCGGACATCACTTTCGCTATTGTAAAGCTTGCACAGTACATGTTTGAGCAAAAAATGCCACATTTAAATGCTATTCATCACGTCTTACGCTATTTGAAAGCATTTCCTAGGCAAGGGATTCTTTTCTCAGCAAATTCGAAGTTTAACATCTCACTATATGCTGACGCTGACTGGGACAGCTGCCTTGACACTCGCAGATCCACTACGGGTTATTGCATTTTTTGGGAGATTCCCTTGTGTCCTGAAAAAGAAAGAAGTAAGATGTGGTTTCTCGAATCTCTATAG
- the LOC112705711 gene encoding probable serine/threonine-protein kinase PIX13 isoform X1 — protein MGNCFRKASNNKINEHRHATNSNNNNNKPPAGLSLFFFASESRKEKGVMKKVTPNLRIFTLDELKTATRNFRPDTMLGEGGFGRVFKGWIDQNTLKPSKVGVGIPVAVKKSNPDSLQGLQEWQSEVKFLGKFSHPNLVKLVGYCWEENQFLLVYEYMQKGSLENHLFRSPEPLSWDIRVKIAIGAARGLDFLHTSEKSVIYRDFKSSNILLDGDYNAKLSDFGLAKLGPVNGRSHVTTRVMGTYGYAAPEYMATGHLYVKSDVYGFGVVLLEMLTGLIALDTNRPSGQQNLVEWVKPSLYEKRKLKNRMDPNLSEQYPKKAAFEIAQLILQCLEEDPKNRPSMEQVLQTLEKVQSIRYKPKVKKDSGIMHHQQRHHSPSPQN, from the exons ATGGGAAACTGTTTCCGGAAGGCGAGTAATAACAAGATTAATGAGCATCGTCATGCTACtaattccaataataataataataaaccacCTGCAG GTTTAAGTCTCTTCTTCTTTGCATCAGAAAGTAGGAAGGAGAAGGGAGTGATGAAGAAGGTGACGCCGAATCTGAGAATATTTACATTGGATGAGCTGAAAACTGCGACAAGGAATTTCAGACCGGACACTATGTTAGGTGAGGGTGGTTTTGGTCGCGTCTTTAAAGGATGGATTGACCAAAATACCCTCAAGCCTTCCAAAGTCGGAGTTGGAATTCCGGTTGCCGTTAAGAAGTCTAACCCCGACAGCCTCCAAGGCCTCCAAGAATGGCAG AGTGAGGTGAAATTCTTGGGGAAGTTTTCTCATCCAAACCTGGTTAAACTAGTGGGATATTGTTGGGAGGAGAATCAATTCTTGCTAGTATACGAATACATGCAAAAGGGCAGCTTGGAAAACCACCTCTTCAGAA GCCCAGAACCGCTTTCATGGGATATAAGGGTGAAGATAGCCATTGGAGCTGCGAGAGGCTTGGATTTCTTACATACGTCAGAGAAATCTGTAATCTATAGAGACTTCAAGTCCTCTAATATTCTTCTTGACGGG GATTACAACGCAAAGCTGTCGGACTTTGGATTGGCAAAGCTTGGCCCAGTTAACGGCAGATCCCATGTAACCACACGTGTCATGGGAACCTACGGTTATGCCGCCCCTGAGTATATGGCAACAG GTCATTTGTACGTAAAAAGTGATGTATACGGATTTGGCGTAGTCCTACTAGAAATGTTAACAGGCCTAATTGCTTTGGACACAAATAGGCCCTCAGGTCAACAGAATTTAGTAGAGTGGGTTAAGCCCTCTCTTTAcgagaaaaggaaattaaaaaatagaatggATCCAAATTTGAGTGAACAATATCCCAAAAAAGCTGCTTTTGAGATAGCACAGCTTATATTACAATGCTTGGAAGAAGATCCAAAGAACCGACCATCCATGGAACAAGTCTTACAAACATTAGAGAAGGTACAAAGCATAAGATATAAACCCAAAGTGAAGAAAGACAGTGGCATAATGCATCATCAACAACGTCATCACTCTCCTTCCCCTCAAAACTAG
- the LOC112705711 gene encoding probable serine/threonine-protein kinase PIX13 isoform X2 — MGNCFRKASNNKINEHRHATNSNNNNNKPPAESRKEKGVMKKVTPNLRIFTLDELKTATRNFRPDTMLGEGGFGRVFKGWIDQNTLKPSKVGVGIPVAVKKSNPDSLQGLQEWQSEVKFLGKFSHPNLVKLVGYCWEENQFLLVYEYMQKGSLENHLFRSPEPLSWDIRVKIAIGAARGLDFLHTSEKSVIYRDFKSSNILLDGDYNAKLSDFGLAKLGPVNGRSHVTTRVMGTYGYAAPEYMATGHLYVKSDVYGFGVVLLEMLTGLIALDTNRPSGQQNLVEWVKPSLYEKRKLKNRMDPNLSEQYPKKAAFEIAQLILQCLEEDPKNRPSMEQVLQTLEKVQSIRYKPKVKKDSGIMHHQQRHHSPSPQN; from the exons ATGGGAAACTGTTTCCGGAAGGCGAGTAATAACAAGATTAATGAGCATCGTCATGCTACtaattccaataataataataataaaccacCTGCAG AAAGTAGGAAGGAGAAGGGAGTGATGAAGAAGGTGACGCCGAATCTGAGAATATTTACATTGGATGAGCTGAAAACTGCGACAAGGAATTTCAGACCGGACACTATGTTAGGTGAGGGTGGTTTTGGTCGCGTCTTTAAAGGATGGATTGACCAAAATACCCTCAAGCCTTCCAAAGTCGGAGTTGGAATTCCGGTTGCCGTTAAGAAGTCTAACCCCGACAGCCTCCAAGGCCTCCAAGAATGGCAG AGTGAGGTGAAATTCTTGGGGAAGTTTTCTCATCCAAACCTGGTTAAACTAGTGGGATATTGTTGGGAGGAGAATCAATTCTTGCTAGTATACGAATACATGCAAAAGGGCAGCTTGGAAAACCACCTCTTCAGAA GCCCAGAACCGCTTTCATGGGATATAAGGGTGAAGATAGCCATTGGAGCTGCGAGAGGCTTGGATTTCTTACATACGTCAGAGAAATCTGTAATCTATAGAGACTTCAAGTCCTCTAATATTCTTCTTGACGGG GATTACAACGCAAAGCTGTCGGACTTTGGATTGGCAAAGCTTGGCCCAGTTAACGGCAGATCCCATGTAACCACACGTGTCATGGGAACCTACGGTTATGCCGCCCCTGAGTATATGGCAACAG GTCATTTGTACGTAAAAAGTGATGTATACGGATTTGGCGTAGTCCTACTAGAAATGTTAACAGGCCTAATTGCTTTGGACACAAATAGGCCCTCAGGTCAACAGAATTTAGTAGAGTGGGTTAAGCCCTCTCTTTAcgagaaaaggaaattaaaaaatagaatggATCCAAATTTGAGTGAACAATATCCCAAAAAAGCTGCTTTTGAGATAGCACAGCTTATATTACAATGCTTGGAAGAAGATCCAAAGAACCGACCATCCATGGAACAAGTCTTACAAACATTAGAGAAGGTACAAAGCATAAGATATAAACCCAAAGTGAAGAAAGACAGTGGCATAATGCATCATCAACAACGTCATCACTCTCCTTCCCCTCAAAACTAG